A genomic region of Oscillospiraceae bacterium contains the following coding sequences:
- a CDS encoding site-2 protease family protein, whose protein sequence is MNIVWQIIIALLVLDLLIVIHELGHYTAARIFKIKIDEFSIGMGPRLLKIKGKHNLFSLKAFPIGGSVIMEGEDEDSCDPDAFCNKKAWKRFIVIIAGALMNLLLGLILTTILVLGEKALPSRTVDKFFDDAVSVTSGLQTGDELLDIDGTHISIYSDAIYAIMRNQTGNATIIVRRNGEKITLEDVKFATEEVGKTTVSKRDFYFTAEPKTFGNVVNHSFYGTISLVKVVYQSIYDIARGKYSASEVSGPVGTVKVIGEAASQGLDSLIYLAAFITVNLGVFNLLPLPALDGGRLIFILIEIIVRKPVPKKYESMIHFIGFGLLILLIILVTFNDIKSLVT, encoded by the coding sequence TTGAATATTGTTTGGCAAATCATCATCGCTCTGCTGGTGCTCGATCTGCTCATCGTCATTCATGAGCTCGGGCATTATACAGCAGCACGCATTTTCAAAATAAAAATCGACGAATTCTCTATCGGCATGGGGCCGAGGCTGCTTAAAATTAAAGGGAAACACAATCTTTTTTCGCTCAAGGCCTTTCCGATCGGCGGCAGCGTCATTATGGAAGGCGAGGATGAGGACAGCTGCGATCCCGATGCGTTTTGCAATAAAAAAGCATGGAAACGATTTATCGTAATCATCGCAGGCGCATTGATGAATCTGTTACTTGGACTGATTTTAACGACAATTCTGGTTCTCGGCGAAAAAGCGCTCCCATCCCGCACTGTCGATAAGTTTTTTGATGATGCCGTCAGCGTGACATCCGGATTACAAACCGGAGATGAGTTGCTCGATATCGATGGAACGCATATCTCAATTTATTCCGATGCGATATATGCGATCATGCGCAACCAGACCGGAAATGCAACGATTATCGTCCGGAGAAACGGTGAAAAAATTACGCTTGAAGATGTCAAGTTCGCCACGGAGGAAGTCGGGAAAACTACAGTCAGCAAACGCGATTTCTATTTTACTGCTGAGCCTAAAACCTTCGGAAACGTCGTTAACCATAGTTTTTACGGTACGATTTCTCTTGTTAAGGTGGTCTACCAGTCGATATATGACATTGCAAGGGGCAAATACAGCGCTTCAGAAGTCAGCGGGCCGGTGGGGACAGTGAAGGTAATCGGGGAAGCAGCTTCACAAGGCCTTGATTCGTTGATTTATCTTGCCGCTTTCATCACGGTTAACTTAGGCGTGTTCAACTTACTGCCGCTGCCCGCACTCGATGGCGGCCGTTTGATTTTTATTCTGATTGAAATTATTGTCAGGAAACCGGTTCCGAAAAAATATGAGAGTATGATCCATTTTATCGGATTCGGATTATTGATTTTATTGATTATCCTGGTCACTTTCAATGATATCAAATCCTTAGTAACGTGA
- the ispG gene encoding flavodoxin-dependent (E)-4-hydroxy-3-methylbut-2-enyl-diphosphate synthase: MRRICKTIKVGKTAVGGNEKITVQSMLNVHYDDIEGNIAQAKRLEGVGCDIIRIAVPNMEAVKTLEAVKTACCLPLVADIHFDYKLAVESVFAGADKIRINPGNIGSDERVKAVAECCRAKNIPIRIGVNSGSLGKDILNQYGGPTPQALAQSALCEIKLLERFDFDNILISVKSSDVKTTVEANRILAINCQYPLHLGVTEAGTEGISSLKSAAAIGSLLLDGIGDTIRVSVTGEPEREVVIGKNILTALEMSNRPTIISCPTCGRTRGPVVEYAEKLHKYCADIEIPLKIAVMGCEVNGPGEAKSADIGMAFGNGCAILFRNGETVKKGEQNEIFNLLIKYLEDIKHGRNAV; the protein is encoded by the coding sequence ATGCGCAGGATTTGCAAAACGATCAAAGTCGGAAAAACGGCTGTAGGCGGAAACGAAAAAATAACCGTCCAATCGATGCTGAATGTTCATTATGACGATATCGAGGGAAATATCGCTCAGGCAAAACGGCTTGAGGGCGTCGGCTGTGATATCATCCGCATTGCGGTTCCGAACATGGAAGCGGTCAAAACGCTTGAAGCAGTCAAAACAGCCTGCTGTCTGCCGCTTGTCGCCGATATCCATTTCGACTATAAGCTTGCCGTCGAATCAGTTTTCGCCGGAGCCGACAAAATTCGAATCAATCCCGGAAATATCGGTTCAGACGAGCGTGTCAAGGCAGTGGCGGAATGCTGCCGTGCAAAGAACATCCCGATTCGCATCGGTGTTAATTCAGGCTCCCTCGGAAAAGATATTTTAAACCAATACGGAGGTCCGACTCCGCAGGCACTGGCACAGAGTGCATTATGCGAGATTAAATTGCTGGAACGTTTCGACTTTGATAATATCCTCATATCGGTAAAGTCGTCTGACGTAAAAACGACAGTCGAAGCCAATCGAATTTTAGCGATAAACTGCCAATACCCTTTGCATTTGGGCGTAACTGAAGCCGGGACCGAGGGGATATCGTCACTAAAGTCCGCTGCGGCAATCGGTTCGTTATTGCTTGACGGCATCGGCGACACGATTCGGGTCTCGGTCACAGGAGAACCAGAACGGGAAGTCGTTATCGGGAAAAACATTCTTACAGCTTTGGAGATGTCAAACCGTCCGACCATCATTTCCTGTCCTACTTGCGGCAGAACCAGAGGTCCGGTCGTTGAATACGCCGAAAAATTACATAAGTACTGCGCGGATATTGAAATCCCGCTGAAGATTGCGGTTATGGGCTGTGAAGTGAACGGTCCCGGCGAAGCCAAAAGCGCCGATATCGGGATGGCCTTCGGAAATGGCTGCGCAATCCTGTTCCGTAATGGGGAGACCGTTAAAAAGGGCGAGCAAAACGAGATTTTTAATTTGCTGATCAAGTATTTGGAGGATATAAAACATGGCCGCAACGCTGTCTGA